The stretch of DNA GGTGAAAATATTGAGGGTAAATTAATTAATGATAAAATATTGAAAACTGTTAAGCATTTTAATATTCTAGAATATGCATTCCTgatgtttttcttatttgctttCAAGGCAGCATGTTGATGACACAATCCATCATAGAAACAACTTCTGGTAGTGTTTGGTTAGCAAATATAAAAAACCtaaaactaataaaatatttgtattgatTTTTGCTGGGTTGTAAGAATGCAACAGAATGTCTCAGAAATTTAAATAATTGCCTTTTTTggttaagattcattcatttttattgcaaagtcagatttatggataaaagcagagagaaagagggagagacagatctcccatctgctgattccctctccaaatggacacagtggctaaagctgagccaatccaaagccaggagcctggagcttcttccaagtctcccagtggatgcagggtcccaaggctttgggccatcctttactgctttcccagaccacaagcagggagctggaagggaagtagagcagaagggacaggcacccatatgggatgctcacacatgcagagtgaggactttggccactagtcTGTCTCACCTGGCCCCTAAATAAGtcttaccaaaacaaacaaacaaacaaacaaaaaaacccccaaaacacACATCTTCACTCTGGGAACTCTTGAAAAACATTTTCCCATATTTTTCCTTTAGTATTCTGTCACAAATACTTCTGAAACCTAGCTGTTAGCATTCTGCTAATGTTCATGTATTTTACTGGTGCACACAACTAGCAAAAGATCCTTGAGAATAACGTTGTGATGGAAAAAACAGCATATTTTCTGGAGTTATTAGGAAATTAGGAGTAAGATGGAACAGACAGCCGTGGAAGCATACACTCTTGTGACCAGGACAGAAGacagataagtaaataagtaaataagtcagAAAATACCCTAGAGTGACAATTCTTCAGCCTTACATACCTAGTAACTTGTGCTGTAGGCCTAGACTAACATAGTCAGAAGATGGTTTACAAATCCCACTGATTTAATAAAAACCTTTAGTAGGCAACTTCTTTTTGGAATTCAAACTAATTTTAGCTCCTTATGTTACAATGACTCCAAAATTAAGCAAAGTTCATTATAAGATAGGTGGTGGGATGTGCAGCCTTTTTATCTGTTGATTCTAAGGCCATGTTTCCATCTTTTCTCAGCAGCAGATCTGAACTGTCCTCTGGTCTCTATCCATGGGTTAAAACATTCCTCTTGCTCAAGGTTCTCCGGAGAGCTGCTTTGACTTCTTTGTTCCGTAAGCTGTAGATGATGGGATTGAATGTGGAGGTCACCACTGTGTAGAAAAGGGCTAGGAGTTTATCAACTCCTGGTGAATGGCTGGCCTTGGGCCTCAGGTAGGTGACAGAGCTTGAACCATAGAAGAGTGTTACTACAAGCAAGTGGGAAGAACAGGTGGAAAGAGCTTTGTGGCGGCCCTCTGGGGATGGCATGACAAGGACTGAAGCTAAAATTCTCCCATAGGAAGTAATGATTAGTAAAAATGGGCTGGAAATGCAGACAACTGCTACAACAAAGACTGCAGCCTCGTTATGGGACGTATCCCCACAGGCCAGTGCCAGGATAGGAGGGAGATCACAGAAAAAATGATCTATTTCACAAGGGCCACAGAAATTCAAGGAGAAAATGTAATTGGTCTGACCCAAGCCGACCAGGCATCccactccccaagaaaccattgccAAGTGGGCACACACCCCACGGCTCATCCGTGTTGCGTAGTGTAATGGGGAGCATATGGCCATATAGCGGTCATAAGCCATGGCTGCCAAAAGACAGCACTCACTAATACCAAATAAGCTGAAGAAAAACATCTGTGTGGCACAGCCCTCGCGCGTGATTCCTCGAGCCTCTGTCACAAGGCTCTGCAGCATCTTGGGTATGACAGAGCACGTGTAACCAATCTCTAGGAGAGAGAGATTAGCCAGGAAGAAATACATGGGGGTGTGGAGGACGGAGTTGGTCCAGATGGCAAGGGCTATGAGAGCATTGCCCATCAAGGACACCAAGAACATGAGCAGGATGAGAGTAAACAGAAGGAAACACTGTGCAGGGACCTCAGAGAATTTGGCAAAAGCAAAGCGTTTGACGGACATGCTGTTGTCCTGCCACATGGAGCAGTTGAGGCTCATGACCTAGAAAAGAGAATTGGGAGACATCAGAAAACTTTACTTTAAGTGAGGGAAATGCATTATTATAATACCTGTAAAGAGCTTTATAAAGAGACAAACTTCTTATCTGAGATTCTAAAATTTAGAAAGTTCAGGAGTAACACTCATGCTCCTAACTTTTCAAATACTTATATTCCATGTTTACTATTTAGTTGATTTTTATAAATGTCAATAAGTCTGGGGGTCAGTGccttggcatagcaggttaatcctttgcctgtgggcAGACactccatatgagcactggttcaaatcctggctgctccattttctatctgtgtttctgcttatgacctgggaaatcagtgggcaatggcccaaagctttgagcctgTGCACCGCTGTGGCAGATCTAcgagacgttcctggctcctggctttgaatcatcccAGTTCCTGCCATGGCAGtaatttggggagcgaatcagaaaatggaagatcccCCCCCCTTttggtttctccatctctctttgtaactctgttctcaaataaaaataagtgtataTTTTTGAAAGTTACAAAATCATCAAGCATGACACGGAAAAATGATAACTGTGGCTCAATTCTAATGTTCAGTTAAGAATTGGCCGTTGAATACTTCCACCTAAATGTTTTACATGTATACCaatttctctccacttctcttgACAGTgattcattttcttcacccattgATTCTCTGAGTGTTATTCCCAGACTTTGCCCATACTCTTATAGGTCTTGGGATTCAGTAATAAACAACACAAAATCTATGTGATTTAAATGTTAACAAtggaaaacatatatttttaaattaatcattAAATAAATCCTGCAATGCACAAAATAAATCCAAGCTATATGCTGGTGACTGATAAGTTCCAAATAGGTGGTCAGCAGCTTAAAGACTGGTGGCTCTTTAAAAAGTAGCAACAGGATAGGGACCTGTGGCATATGAATTGAGcctttgcctgtgatgctggcatcccatatgagcactggatcatagcctggctgcttcacttcccacccagctttcagctaatgacctggaaaagaagcagagaatggcccaagtccttgggcccctgtatccgagtaggagactctgaagaatctcctgattttggattggctgaactccagccattgcagccttttagggagtgagccagcagatggaagatctctgtctctccttctctctgtaactctgcttttcatataaaaataaatatttttaaaaggagcaaCAGTAGTTGAGATATGACAGACAAGAGGAGACAGCCACACAGAGACTGTGCTGCAACCATTCTTAGCTGAGATGATTTCATCATCACAAGTATTTCAGCAGCTGGATATCATCTGCCATCTTTTCTCCACCAAAGAATTCCTTAACAAAAGAAGATGATCAATGCTGCCATAGGAAAGTCAGGATCCTGACAACAGATGAAATGTTCTCCATTACCTCTTATCCATGTGGATCACACATTACAGATACATTAAATTACTTCCATTGTTAAATACAGGCTTACTTGCAAATAGTTACATATTTATATGAATAGAATTTTCAAAAAGTGagtcaaaataaactttaattt from Ochotona princeps isolate mOchPri1 chromosome 1, mOchPri1.hap1, whole genome shotgun sequence encodes:
- the LOC131481394 gene encoding olfactory receptor 10A2-like → MSLNCSMWQDNSMSVKRFAFAKFSEVPAQCFLLFTLILLMFLVSLMGNALIALAIWTNSVLHTPMYFFLANLSLLEIGYTCSVIPKMLQSLVTEARGITREGCATQMFFFSLFVTLFYGSSSVTYLRPKASHSPGVDKLLALFYTVVTSTFNPIIYSLRNKEVKAALRRTLSKRNVLTHG